A window of Clostridioides sp. ES-S-0010-02 genomic DNA:
AATGGAATGCTTAAAAAATGCCAATAACCTTAATAAAAACATAGGTAGAAATGGTATTGTTAATTCAATAAATGAATTAGGTTATAGTATAACAGAAGGTGAGGTAAGGGGAATACTTAATATACTTAAAGAACTAGATTTGATAATATGTGAATCAGGTAGAAAGGGAAGTGAGTTAAATAGAAGAGGAAAAAATATATTAAATAGTATTTAATAGGTTAATAAAAAGGAAAGTATGAATGCCTATTTTGCCTATTAATTAGAATTAACACTATTCAAAAAGTCGAATTAAATAGGATTAAAATAAAATATAAATCAATAGAGTGATTTATATAACTGATTCCTTAGAAAAAGTATTTTAAAAATAAATTAGAATTTTTAAACAATTAAAATATTGGTATGCTACTTGCTCTTTAAGAGAGAAGTAGCATTTTTTATTGTTCATAAATAATTTAAGGGGTGAAGAAAGTGATTAAAAAGAAATATCCAGTAATAGGAATATCAGGAAACTTATTAATTGATGAAGGGGGGATGTTTCCTGGTTATGAAAGGGCTTATGTAAATAATGACTATATACAGTCAGTAGCTATGTGTAAAGCTATACCATATATTGTACCAATTGTATATGATGATGAGATTATAAAGGAACAAGTATCAAATATAGATGGACTTATACTATCAGGAGGACAAGATGTAAATCCTCTTATATGGAAGGAGGAACCTCATAATAAGCTAGGTGCAATATCACCTAAAAGAGATGTTTTTGATATGAAGTTATTAAAGTATGCTTTAGATATGAAAAAACCAGTGTTAGGTATATGTAGAGGTGAACAAATTATAAATGTAGCTGAGGGAGGGAGTTTATATCAAGATTTATCTTTAATTGAAGGAGCTTACATAAAACATAATCAGCAACATTTATCTAATATACCTACACATACAGCACAGATAAAAGAGGGTACAAAGTTGTATGAAATATTAGGAGAACAAGAAATCCTAGTTAATAGTTTCCATCATTTAGTTGTCAATAAGGTAGCTCCAGGATATATTGTTTCAGCTACTGCTAAAGATGGTTTAATTGAAGCTATAGAAAAGGATGGGAATGAGTTTGTAATAGGCATACAATGGCATCCAGAAATGATGACTAAGGATTGTGATAATATGAAAAAAATATTTATGGCGATAGTTAAAGAAGCATCTAAAGAAAAATAATTATAACTATATTTTAAGTTGAGTTTGGAGGAATAACAATGAAAAAAAGTGTTAAGTTAGGTTTCTGGAGTATTGTATTATTAGGGATTAATGCAATAATAGGGTCAGGTATATTTGGCTTACCTGGAGATGCATATACAAGTATAGGTCCAGCGAGTATCTTAGTATTAGTTTTTTGTATGTTTTTAGCTGTCTCTATTGCTTTATGTTTTGCTGAAGCAGGGAGTTGGTTTGATACTGATGGAGGGCCGTATCTTTATGCAAAAGAGGCCTTTGGAGATTTTATTGGGTTTGAAGTTGGATTTATGAAGTGGATAGTTAGTATGATTGCTTGGGCAACTATGGCAAACTTTTTTGCAGTCACACTATCATCTATATGGCCTCAAGCAGCAGAGCCACTTATTAAAAATATAATAATTGGTATATTAGTTGGAGGGCTTGGGCTTATAAATTTTATGGGAATGAAGCAATCTAAGCATTTAAACAATATAATGACTATAGGAAAATTATTACCAATAGTTTTATTTATAGCTGTAGGTTTATTTTTTATAAAAGGCTCTAATTTTACGCCATTTATAATAATACAAAAAGGTCAAAGTACATCATCAGCTTTTGTAGCAGTATCAATAACTTTATTTTATGCTTTTACGGGGTTTGAATCTTTAGCTGTTGCAGCAAAAGATATGGAAAATCCTAAGAAAAATGTACCTAAGGCATTAGTAATGGTAATGTTTGTAGTATCAGTAATATATATGCTTATATTGGGGATAAGTATAGGTGTATTGGGAGATGGATTAAGAGGGTCAGCGACTCCTGTTGCAGATGCTGCTATTAAAATGTTAGGTCCTATAGGTGGATATATAATTACAATAGGGACTATAGTATCTGTTGGAGGAATAAATATTGCATCATCTATATTTACACCAAGGTCTGCGGCTGCTTTGGTCGAGCAAGGATTAATGCCTAAGTCTATAAGAAAAACTAATAAAAATGGAGCTCCATATATAGCAATTATAGTTTCTGTTATAGGAACTTTATTAATAGCATGGTCAGGGTCATTTACAACACTATCTCAAATAAGTGTTGTATCTAGATTTATTCAATATATTCCTACCTGTCTAGCTGTATTAATATTAAGGAAGAAGTATGCTGGTAAAGACATAAACTTTAGGATACCTGGAGGAGTGATTATACCAATATTTGCAGTAGCTATAAGTATAGTATTATTGATAAAAGCAGGTATTGATGAACCAATGAAGATAGTTTGGGGACTAGGTGGTATGGTAATTGTAGTTCCTATATATTTCTATATGACTAATGTATATTCAAAAAAATATAATGATATTGAAGTCAAGTAATTCTTATAATTATTAGAGAATAAAATTATAAAGATTGTAATAAATTTTCTATCTATAAATTGGATGTATAAATATAATCGTGTGTAGTTTTGGAATTTTATCTCTAGTATTGAAATTCACAAAGGGCTATATTTATAGATATTTTATAAGGATTCTTTTAAATTTATGATAAGCGGTATAGCATTTTGGTGTTATACTGCTTTTTGTATAAATAGTTTTATTTTTTTACTGCTCTAGTTGCGTAAAATGATGGAATATTAAATTCATGAAGATTACCAGAACCATTTGTATCTTGATAAATATCTGTTAAAATAAATCCTGCTTGTAGTTGTCCACCTATTTGTTCTTCAATTGTATGAGAAAATTGAATTCTCCAATCATTTTGGATTGATTCATCATATATATTTTTATTTTTTTAAGGATTAAATGGAAGCCTATATTGGAATTCTGTTCCTTCTTCATTAAATACAAAATTGATGCCATTATCAAGTCCAGATAAAAGTATACCACCTTTTTTTAGTATACGATAACACTCTTTCCAAATTGGTAATACATCTTCTACATAACAATTAGAAACTGGATGAAATATTAAGTCAAAACTTTCATCTTTAAAAGGTAGTGGCTTTGCCATGTCAGCTTGTACAAGTTCAATAGAATACTTTTCCCTTTCTGCAACCTTTTTTTCACTTAATAATTGTGAAGTTGAATAATCTAAAACTGTACATTGAGCTCCCAATGCAGTGAAAATTGGCATTTGTTGTCCGCCTCCAGACGCTAATCCTAGTATTTTTGTATTTTTCATATCACAGAACCAATTTTTCAGAACGGGTTTAGTGGGTGTCAGTACAACGGACCAATCTCCAGCTTTGGCTCGTTCAAAAACTTCATGACTGATAGGTTGTCCCCATTCCCAGCCTTCTTTATTCCATTTATCAAAGGTCTTTGAGTTTATTTCTGTATATTTAGATTCCATAGTTTTATCCTCCTAAATTATGATTTGACAACTTGCTAATTATGATAAAGTATAGCATATTTCTAGTAAGAGCTGGATGTAAACAAGAAACTGTATGTACAAAGAAAGGAGTAGAGTATAAAATAGAATGTAAATTAAAACTTATAAATTTTTATTTTTAAAATAAGGAGTAGATAAATATGAAAATATTAATTTCTATAGATTCTTTGAAAGGCAGTTTATCTTCAATTGAGGCAGCAAATGCAATAAAA
This region includes:
- a CDS encoding amino acid permease; the protein is MKKSVKLGFWSIVLLGINAIIGSGIFGLPGDAYTSIGPASILVLVFCMFLAVSIALCFAEAGSWFDTDGGPYLYAKEAFGDFIGFEVGFMKWIVSMIAWATMANFFAVTLSSIWPQAAEPLIKNIIIGILVGGLGLINFMGMKQSKHLNNIMTIGKLLPIVLFIAVGLFFIKGSNFTPFIIIQKGQSTSSAFVAVSITLFYAFTGFESLAVAAKDMENPKKNVPKALVMVMFVVSVIYMLILGISIGVLGDGLRGSATPVADAAIKMLGPIGGYIITIGTIVSVGGINIASSIFTPRSAAALVEQGLMPKSIRKTNKNGAPYIAIIVSVIGTLLIAWSGSFTTLSQISVVSRFIQYIPTCLAVLILRKKYAGKDINFRIPGGVIIPIFAVAISIVLLIKAGIDEPMKIVWGLGGMVIVVPIYFYMTNVYSKKYNDIEVK
- a CDS encoding gamma-glutamyl-gamma-aminobutyrate hydrolase family protein; translation: MKKVIKKKYPVIGISGNLLIDEGGMFPGYERAYVNNDYIQSVAMCKAIPYIVPIVYDDEIIKEQVSNIDGLILSGGQDVNPLIWKEEPHNKLGAISPKRDVFDMKLLKYALDMKKPVLGICRGEQIINVAEGGSLYQDLSLIEGAYIKHNQQHLSNIPTHTAQIKEGTKLYEILGEQEILVNSFHHLVVNKVAPGYIVSATAKDGLIEAIEKDGNEFVIGIQWHPEMMTKDCDNMKKIFMAIVKEASKEK